From one Macellibacteroides fermentans genomic stretch:
- a CDS encoding diacylglycerol kinase family protein, translated as MSKKKFSFKRRIRSFGFAFRGIGKLIKEEHNAWIHCFAALCVIVAGFCFGLSAMEWVAIVFAIGSVLAAEAFNTAIEALCDFASPAYQEAIKHTKDLAAGAVLIVAIAAAVVGLLIFIPKIMALC; from the coding sequence ATGAGCAAGAAAAAGTTTTCCTTTAAAAGAAGGATACGCAGTTTCGGCTTTGCCTTCAGAGGGATTGGCAAACTAATCAAAGAGGAGCATAACGCGTGGATACATTGCTTTGCTGCGCTTTGTGTTATAGTGGCGGGATTCTGTTTCGGACTTTCGGCAATGGAGTGGGTCGCCATCGTTTTTGCCATCGGAAGCGTATTGGCTGCCGAGGCTTTCAATACGGCCATCGAAGCGCTGTGCGACTTTGCATCACCCGCCTATCAGGAGGCAATTAAGCACACGAAAGATCTGGCTGCCGGAGCGGTACTTATTGTTGCCATTGCAGCTGCCGTTGTGGGATTACTTATCTTTATTCCTAAAATTATGGCATTATGTTAA